From the genome of Apostichopus japonicus isolate 1M-3 chromosome 17, ASM3797524v1, whole genome shotgun sequence:
ctgacctgagggctgttcaaggtcattgcagtgtttgcaaattcctaaattacggaggcgaaaaaacgatgttttaattccctttttaataactttccggtgtgctatttggaaaattaaaaaaatatgttgcttggtaacatataaactacattatatatgaaaatgagagattttttttctgtcactatcgttctactttactTTAATATGTACAACAAAGTAACGTTAGCCTAAGCCTAATGAGTAACGTTAGGCTTTATAACTACAGTATGATAGTTTTACAATAGGCTACGCTAATGGCAATACAACGTGTTGTAGGCTAGGAGTGGATCCATTCTCACCTTTTATATCGTCTTGGCCGATTACTCATACTTAGAATCAGTCTTAAACGCCACCCATcaattataattaatttaaacGGATATCAGTCTTGTAAGTTGTATTATCGTTAACTTTGGTGCACCAGAGTCCGATATATCGCTATGACACATGGGTATGAATGATCTGATTATATCCAAACGCGTACCGACGCGGAGCATAGCTTGAccacataattatatatatcaacGTAGGGTTTTTTATACTTATTATTTGATATATACGTTTGTATTAACTTTTTTTGCTGCATGTTTTAGcataacatgtaaataaataatatttctatataaaatACACTGAAATACCtctgacaaaataccaataAAAATCCTTGAAAAGTATATTACTACGGTTAGTACCCTCTAAAAAATAGAACCTCCCTATTTGTGGTTAGGCATCGAGCGCGAAAACCAAATGAGTTATAGCCTAACAAAGCTAGTTCACCTTCGGATGTAACATATATTATTCAACAAATTTAGTACTGAATTTACTATTATTCCTTAATTTTGTAAAAAGAGAAAAGTGAATATGTCAAGTGAAATGTCTCACGTTATTATCCAGTGGCAAAGTGACAAAGGCATCAGCATGCTTCCTGAAAAGGATGTTTTCAGCCTCGATGATAAGTGCAAGACCGGAGATAAAGTGACAGCTCGTTACAACAACAAGCTTTTGCCAGCAAAAGTTCTGTTTGTAGGTGCTAAGTACATCGAAATAATTTTGTAGCATTTCAGAGTCAGGTGAAATAAATCTTAAATTCCATTCATAAGTGTCATATTTTGATTTAAGCCTGACTACTTCTAGTATAATACTGAAATGAATAGCTATAGCGATACGTTAGGCTATCACTTCAATAACCCTAATGCATATTCccaatataggcctagcctatgtgCCTATAATTTACAGGCCTATAGCCTGGGTATATTGGGAATGTGCGGCCTAGcgaatttcttttttaaattataaaaaaaatattatggcTCTATGTTTTGTATGCTAGGCTGTATGATAATACTGGCTCAACCCAATGTATTCCATTAATTAAAGTTGGGTACGCCTATATATAAACTAGGTCCATATGGCCTATGGGTTTACATATAGGCTTGTActgctaggcctagcctacagtaCTTGAACTATATCATCGAACATGGTTAGGCTACACTTGTAGCCTAATTTCTTTCTAACTAGTGATTACTAAAAATTATTGAATTATGGCACATGAATATGGATTGTAATTAGTTGTGTTGTAGGTTGGTGAAACTGCAggcaatagggggggggggggatatcgGTAGGCCTAAGCtacatattgtttttattaaccCAAACAATTTTTAAGATCTTCGAGAGGCCCAATTAGTATATGAAGTTGTGTATATATGGGCTAGGCCTAAACTGGAAGAACGGTATATGTGGGAACTTTGTTTTAAAGGTACCGTATGCTAGCCTGTATAATTATATACTGTCCTTAATGTTTTCATCAGGACAAGAAGATATGGAGAGACAGATGAGACAGATCGAGCCGGCTCCATCAAGCTGTACAGATTCACCCAAAGGTCGAGGCCATCGGGCGGTGAAGAGGAAACAGCTGCCAGATGATTTTACATGGGACATGAGAGAGGAGGAACCACGAGAGCCATCAGTCTCTCAGGGTATGAACAATAACCCTTTCATTCACTATTTACATATTTAGTTAAGTGGTGTGATTATTTAAGCAAGAGTAGTCACCCACTTATCTggcccccccacccgcccccccaaaaaaagaaagtttgTAATAGTAATTACAAGTAGAAGgaaatcaacaaatatttcaacttccCAATCACACAATCCTGGCTTTAAGTTTGGTCCAGTCCGTTggacccttttttttttaacgtttctccAAAGATCACCTTAAGATTTGCATTCCAGAGTAAAAGTATGCTGCGCTCAACAACAGTACCCCAGCAATCATGTAGCATGGCAAGTAATAGtgtaaattttattattttacagaAAAATGTCAACCCCTCCAAAAAGGCCAAGTCTGCAGCAGGTCACGACATAATAGAGCTTCTCCTGAGTCAACGTGGCAGCTGCCAAGATGGAGACTTGGCATATTCCGATGATCGTGATGATGGGAGTGATGATGTAGAAACCAAGGTAGAGTTTTTGAGGAGGGAAAACGGAATTTTGAAGGACAGACTTGATGAGTCGGAAAAGAAGGTGGAAGCTGCCCAAACTAAAATTCAAGACTTGGAAAGAACCATTTTGAAAGGTATGTGCTTCTGAGGAATTATGTATCTTGTGCTAGCTTCTATATTGAGCTCATGTAGGTTTACTGGACTCATGTCAGTGAAAGTgtgtttcaatttattttcttgcTTTTCACAATTAATAATATACAGGTTATTTTCCCAACATCTGTCTGTGGATGGAAACTATGATTAAATATTGCATATAATGCATGACCTCTCATGGCTAAAGGCTTCATATCTACTTTCTCTCTAGCAGGTACCAAAGCTGGGAAAATTCAACTTGTTCTAGTGAATGTCCATATATCTTATCCTAATCTCATATTCCTTCAGCATTCCAGTGTCTAATAGTTTcaacaatatttgtttctacCATAGGTCTGCCCAATATATTAGGCAAATTTCAAACTCTGTTTGGAAGGTATCAGCAGCTTCTGGAGACTGCAGGGACTCAACCGGCTCCTATCCAGTCGCCCGTTAGAGTAAGGCAGCCATTACCACCACCATCAAAACCATTACCACCACCATCAACGCCATCTTCATTAGCTGAGAAGCCAGCAGGTCCAATAGACAGAACACAGGTATGTGTCTATAATTTGTCAAAACCTGTCCAATATTTGCCAGATATTAAAATCTGGTCACCTGTTGTCAATATTCttaaacaaatgttaaataccACTTTGGCggatttacctcactgggatatCCAGTCATGTTGTGTGtccatttagaatgtctgagaacaatttggaaagtaaaaacCTCTGGCGAAGTACTTTTGAAGACTTCTGTCAATTAAAGCATGCTATGTAAAGCAgggccttatatatatataatgtgggGCCAATACAGATTACCTTTAGGG
Proteins encoded in this window:
- the LOC139954638 gene encoding uncharacterized protein isoform X2; this translates as MKLCIYGLGLNWKNGICGNFVLKVPYASLYNYILSLMFSSGQEDMERQMRQIEPAPSSCTDSPKGRGHRAVKRKQLPDDFTWDMREEEPREPSVSQKNVNPSKKAKSAAGHDIIELLLSQRGSCQDGDLAYSDDRDDGSDDVETKVEFLRRENGILKDRLDESEKKVEAAQTKIQDLERTILKGLPNILGKFQTLFGRYQQLLETAGTQPAPIQSPVRVRQPLPPPSKPLPPPSTPSSLAEKPAGPIDRTQVLSDILDPVKVEKAMLAKDYCKLVC
- the LOC139954638 gene encoding uncharacterized protein isoform X1 → MKLCIYGLGLNWKNGICGNFVLKVPYASLYNYILSLMFSSGQEDMERQMRQIEPAPSSCTDSPKGRGHRAVKRKQLPDDFTWDMREEEPREPSVSQKNVNPSKKAKSAAGHDIIELLLSQRGSCQDGDLAYSDDRDDGSDDVETKVEFLRRENGILKDRLDESEKKVEAAQTKIQDLERTILKGLPNILGKFQTLFGRYQQLLETAGTQPAPIQSPVRVRQPLPPPSKPLPPPSTPSSLAEKPAGPIDRTQVCVYNLSKPVQYLPDIKIWSPVVNILKQMLNTTLADLPHWDIQSCCVSI